The window tattattataatcaaatgacagctgtcatttccatgagattattttctaatataagtgttttaggcacacttacaatgataataacaaaacatattgtttttcatgagctgtgcactagtattgtatgtctgggtggggattctgctttggaaataatttgtacccctttcagatatcgcatttagttcccactaaaacattcacatgttgcacaatgagatgtaaacatgggatcatcatctgtaacttcctgtttgtaaaatatatctttatttgtatttctttaatataatattaatcatttcatgattaacatttataaattaagattcaattatgaaaaaacattttatttttcactaaagggtgtggtgaatgcgcatatgaaactggtggggttcggtacctccaacaaggttaagaaccactggattaggttatatatacatgcgtatatcctacataaacaatgtatgattacattagatatctatatatctatagactgtatctctgttgctgcagcagctgagagtttattctgtcttgacactttgtattgatattttgtattacattctttccttaaatgatcatgtttacagtgattgttttatatgtagttTTTATGTAtgttgctttggataaaagcgtctgccaaatactcaaacataaacatatataaacacctgaaagtctttatatcagctaaaaccaccaatctgtttcactggattcagaataaaaccaaattctgtcttacccaacaatgttagtatttgaatattgttactcgaagactaacaatattcaaatactaacattgttgggtaagacagaatttggttttattctgttcataacctttatggacagaatttctaggcgcagtcagggcgttgaggggatctggtttggtggctgcaggattaggtctctgctatttgcagatgatgtggtcctgatggcttcctccggccaagatcttcagctctcactggatcggttcgcagccgagtgtgaagcgactgggatgggaatcagcacctccaaatccgagtccatggttctctcccgtaaaagggtggagtgccatctccgggttggggaggagatcttgccccaagtggaggagttcaagtacctcggagtcttgttcacgagtgggggaagagtggatcgtgagatcgacaggcggatcggtgcggcgtcttcagtaatgcggacgctgtatcgatccgttgtggtgaagaaggagctgagccggaaggcaaagctctcgatttaccggtcgatctacgttcccatcctcacctatggtcatgagctttgggttatgaccgaaaggacaagatcacgggtacaagcggcccaaatgagtttcctccgccgggtggcggggctctcccttagagatagggtgagaagctctgtcatccgggaggagctcaaagtaaagccgctgctcctccacatcgagaggagccagatgaggtggttcgggcatctggtcaggatgccacccgaacgcctccctagggaggtgttttgggcacgtccgaccggtaggaggccacggacccaggacacgctgggaagactatctctcccggctggcctgggaacgcctcgggatcccccgggaggagctggacgaagtggctggggagaggaaagtctgggcttccctgcttaggctgctgcccccgcgacccgacctcggataagcggaagaagatggatggatggatggatacttgaagacttattgctggttacaattatactgttaagaaagtattgtcttatactttgcctaaaatgagaatgcatcataatcagtggcggctggtgaattttgttgtaTCTGTAttaaagtatgacatttttaaatgtaattaatttcattgacaagcaattctattatggtcatactcttgtttggtAGCGGCtccgatttcagtactattgaagatctttgctcgtgacccggggtggaccgctcgcctgtgcatcggttgggaacatctctgcgctgctgacccgtctccgctcgggatggtgtcctgctggccccactatggactggactcttactattatgttggatccactatggactggactctcacaatattatgtcagacccactcgacatccattgctttcggtctcccctagagggggggggttacccacatatgcggtcctctccaaggtttctcagtcattcacatcgacgtcccactggggtgagtttttccttgctcgtatgtgggctttgtaccgaggatgtcgttgtggcttgtgcagccctttgagacacttgtgatttagggctatataaataaacattgattgattgattgattgctccttctcaactctgtggtaatattattttcacaaaatacaaccaatagtacgttaatgttaaatcttacttgtgaaaagtaatcccccgattcctattttcaacagtccgctcatttgagcaggaaaacgctgaacaccatctttgttttctgcctgtcaactgtcagtttaggctgctcatcaccacttcaagatggcagcccaatttctcgcgtcacagcagccaatgctgcgtctacttataagatgtctacggGTGTTAGCCTATGACTTTATCTGGGGGGGCGGGACTTTCAGGAAGAGATAAAAAAGTGACGTAATTGTCGGGAAAAAGAATGGAGACTCACATTGGGGTTTGTCGTGTGCTTATATCGCATGTTGTGCAATAAAGACATTACAATATTGACGTCACTTCACCTTTCAGTCTGCGACAAAACAATATAAAGTGTCCCGAGCAGCACCTCAGAATGGTCGAAGACAAAACTTTATTGTTCCGTTTTGACAACACGCGgcgctgtgattggtcagctgcGACATGAAAGGACGTCTGATTGGACGCCAACCAGGCGGGTTCATCCGACGTCGCGAGACGTCATCAACCGAACCCCCCGTGGCTATGCTAACAGCTAATACTATGCTAATCTGGCGCCTGCTAGCTGAAATGTTGGGACGCAACACTGGCGTGCGCaagcgtgttttttttttgtcacgtgCACGCTCATAACACTGTTTGACAGCGTGGGAGCACGTGGGCTCCCCATTGGACCGCTCTGGCGACGTCATCCCGCATCGCCACGTCTTCCCGCGCTCTCATTGGCCGCCGAGGCCTCGTTGACGTTAGCACCGAAATTCAAacataaatactttaaaaacatTAAAGTCTTCTGTGGAGGGACGTCGCCGCGGCAACTAGACGTCCAGAATCTCCTCAGCTGTGCCGCCGCAGCGGAGCCGGTACCGGCCGGTCCGCCAGCTGATGGTCGGGTCCCACAGCGCCGACAGGAAGATCTGCACCGCCATGGACTCCCTGATGAACCACGCCACGGCAAAGTCCAGCTTGGAGAAGCTCGGCGGTCCGCCCTGTCAATCAAAGAGTCAagttggcggcggcggcggcggaggcGGAGCCCAACAAACGTGTCGGTACCTGAACGCCCGTCAGTTGGACGTAGTCCGCCAAGAACCAGGCCAGACAGTGACACATGAAGAACACCATCATGTCCCACCTGGACAAAGTCCACACTTTTATTGCATCACTTCCTGCTCGCCGCCCACTTTTACGGCGGCGTGGTTGGCGACTGACCTGAAGACGTGATGCGCCGCCCAGCCAATGATGAGGCTGGCCAGGAAGCACTCGGAGATGGGTTCCAGCACGGTGCCAGGAAGCATGTTAATCCTTAGCTTGGTCCACCTGCAACATGCCAaaacgtcatcatcatcatcatcattattggcGAAGTGGGCGTGGTCAGCAAAGGACAGGTCACCTGATCAGGCGTGACTGGAACTGGCCGATGGAGTACGAGCCGGAGTTCTGCAGGGCCACCTGCGTCGCCATGGAGAACTTCCAGCCTCTGAGGAGAACCAAATGGACACGGAGGTCAGCGCCGAGGCCCCGCCCACGAGGCCCCCACGCCAGCACGCTAACCTGTCGGCGATGGCCTTCGCCATAAAGTAGTCCTCTGCGATGTATTGCGCGAACGCCACCAGCCCGCCGGCCTGGTCCAGGACGTCCTTCCTCATCAGGCAGGACATCCCCGTCACGCACTTGATGCCCATCACGTTGGCGGAGATGTAGGAGCGCGGGTGCGACGTGCCGAAGTAGACCTGCGAGCAGAAGACGGTCACGCTACATCAGGACTGGCCGAAGGTttgaaaaataaaagcatgcggaggccatttggatatttttcattttcaaaacaaagattaCTTCTTTACAAAGTCAACACATCAGCTTTAAGACACATTTTATTATTCTGCCCTCACTTCTCCTTCCCAGCGTGCGCGccgagacagatagttaacacatacttgccaaccttgagacctccgatttccgggggtgggggggtggggggggcgtggtcgggggcggcgGGGGCGTGGTAGGGGGCggtgctaagaggggaggagtatatttacagctagaattcaccatatacacacacataacactcatctactcattgttgagttaagggttgaaatccttgttctctgtcactatttttctaaccatgccgaacaccctttcgcaggtacccagaaaggtttcgagtaccaccaaaaaaactgaatctctgaagacagtataaaaatctgtgttaaaggtgtacaatagagatgcgcggtttgcgggcacaaccgcggattatccgcggatcgggcggatgaaattaaaaaaaaattagattttatccgcgggtcgggttgggcggttgaaataaaaaaaaattagattttaaataaattcaggcgggtggcagttaaaccatccatccatccatccattttctaccgcttattccctttggggtcgcggggggcgctggagcctatctcagctacaatcgggcggaaggcggggtacaccctggacaagtcgccacctcatcgcagggccaacacagttaaaccaattgggaaatatatatacatagttaaatgttgttacccacatacgaaaaacgagcaggcacctgcagcatatgccacaacagaagaagaagaaaaaaaaaagagatggacacttttacggagcggagaaggcccccgacgcctcgccggggtccgggaccgaggccccttcccccgagagggccccaccgggagccgtagctgaggtgatccacgagaagggcccgacgcacgtccagggtcaccactgtgcccaccgcaccgacaccccgcctcgtccgccttcgccgtggccggcgtcacgcgcagcaggtaagcagcttacctgcccgccacccccgtggccgggggctcgtaacatgggtcactccgcgcgctccgcccgcgcagcttacctgcccgccacccctgttgccgggggcgcgtaacaggggtcactccgcgcgcagtgcgctcacgaaaggggtggggctcaccctggttgatatagacagcaggacggtggccatggaagtcggaacccgctaaggagtgtgtaacaacccacctgccgaatcaactagccctgaaaatggatggcgctggagcgtcgggcccatacccggccgtcgccggcagcgagacgcgcttggaggtgcgctcagcgcggctcccatatgattgcgcactggtgtgcgtctgggtcgtgacagcgtggcacgcgaatgtctgtgctgcattggattagtctcctttctttaacaggcaaaagctttataacctcactaatgccttgcatcgtctatattagatatataacaacgggcgggtgcggttctgatcaaatgttacatcgggtggatggcggatggttgacgactttctgatgcggttgcggatgaaataattgcctatccgcgcatctctaatatatatatatatatttatatatatatatatatatatatatatataaaaataaaagaaatacttgaatttcagtgttcatttatttacacatatacacacacataacactcatctactcattgttgagttaagggt of the Nerophis lumbriciformis linkage group LG32, RoL_Nlum_v2.1, whole genome shotgun sequence genome contains:
- the ugcg gene encoding ceramide glucosyltransferase — protein: MEVLEVVMQGLAVFGFLLFVVLWLMHLMSIIYVRLHLHKKRSEVKQPFAQMAGVSLLKPLKGMDSNLISNLETFFMLDYPKYEILMCVQDQDDPAVDVCKKLLGKYPNVDARLFIGGKKVGINPKINNLMPGYEGAKYGLVWICDSGIRVKADTLTDMTNQMTEKVGLVHGLPYVADRQGFAATLEQVYFGTSHPRSYISANVMGIKCVTGMSCLMRKDVLDQAGGLVAFAQYIAEDYFMAKAIADRGWKFSMATQVALQNSGSYSIGQFQSRLIRWTKLRINMLPGTVLEPISECFLASLIIGWAAHHVFRWDMMVFFMCHCLAWFLADYVQLTGVQGGPPSFSKLDFAVAWFIRESMAVQIFLSALWDPTISWRTGRYRLRCGGTAEEILDV